The Taeniopygia guttata chromosome 19, bTaeGut7.mat, whole genome shotgun sequence genome window below encodes:
- the METTL27 gene encoding methyltransferase-like protein 27 isoform X2, with protein MERGGVAGGAGSPRNHAVGAWPGRAERPMRRCGRVASGRRGQWGLGACPGRSHRINGGGGGAGRFAPPVPSAAAMGLPAAVRDRVAAVHRGSALPERLRLYDGWAARYEQLHRRGFRCLHGVDGSAGMLERARSTGLYQELRLCVLGTEPLPAPAEHYDAVTVVGALGEGQVPSSVLPELLRVTKPGGFLCLTTRSNPSNLRYKAELEAALGQLERSGAWQKLLAQEVEYWERATTEEESTQGTGYISGVVYIYQKCPVPHLEEG; from the exons ATGGAGCGCGGGGGCGTGGCCGGGGGGGCGGGGTCACCGAGGAACCACGCGGTGGGGGCGTGGCCTGGCCGGGCCGAGAGGCCAATGAGGCGCTGCGGGCGCGTCGCGAGCGGGAGGCGGGGCcaatggggtttgggggcgtGTCCGGGGCGGAGCCACCGGATCAATGGCGGGGGGGGCGGTGCGGGTCGGTTCGCCCCGCCGGTACCGAGCGCGGCCGCGATGGGGCTGCCGGCCGCGGTCCGGGACCGCGTGGCCGCGGTGCACCGGGGCTCGGCGCTGCCTGAACGCCTGCGGCTCTACGACGGCTGGGCCGCCCGCTACGAGCAG CTCCACCGGCGCGGGTTCCGCTGCCTGCACGGCGTGGACGGCAGCGCGGGGATGCTGGAGCGGGCACGGAGCACCGGGCTCTACCAGGAGCTGCGGCTCTGCGTGCTGGGCACGGAGCCGCTGCCCGCGCCCGCAG AGCACTACGACGCCGTGACGGTGGTGGGGGCGCTGGGCGAGGGGCAGGTGCCGAGCTCGGTGCTGCCGGAGCTGCTGCGCGTCACCAAGCCCG GCGGCTTCCTGTGCCTGACGACGAGGAGCAACCCCTCGAACCTGCGGTacaaggcagagctggaggcgGCGCTGGGGCAGCTGGAGCGGAGCGGAGCCTGGCAGAAGCTGCTGGCCCAGGAAGTGGAGTACTGGGAGAGGGCCACCACCGAGGAGGAGAGCACCCAGGGCACGGGCTACATCTCCGGGGTGGTCTACATCTACCAGAAGTGCCCTGTGCCCCATCTCGAGGAGGGCTGA
- the LOC140680297 gene encoding claudin-4-like — translation MASMGMQVLGIALSVIGWLASILCCALPMWRETAFVGNNIVVAQIIWEGLWMSCVVQSTGQMQCKVYDSLLALPQDLQAARAMVVVAIVLAILGTLLAVTGGKCTNCVEDDTAKAKVMILSGIIFIVAGILVLIPISWSANSIIQDFYNPLVSDSQKRDLGSSLYVGWAASALLLLGGGILCCTCPPRGEKPYSAKFTAARSLPPSNYV, via the coding sequence ATGGCCTCCATGGGGATGCAGGTGCTGGGCATCGCCCTCTCCGTCATCGGCTGGTTGGCCTCCATCCTCTGCTGCGCGCTGCCCATGTGGCGGGAGACGGCCTTCGTCGGGAACAACATCGTGGTGGCGCAGATCAtctgggaagggctgtggatGAGCTGCGTGGTGCAGAGCACGGGGCAGATGCAGTGCAAGGTGTACGACTCGCTGCTGGCCCTGCCGCAGGACCTGCAAGCCGCCCGCGCCATGGTGGTGGTGGCCATCGTGCTGGCCATCCTGGGCACCCTGCTGGCCGTCACCGGCGGCAAGTGCACCAATTGCGTGGAGGATGACACCGCCAAAGCCAAGGTCATGATCCTCTCCGGCATCATCTTCATCGTCGCCGGTATCCTCGTCCTCATCCCCATCTCTTGGTCAGCCAACAGCATCATCCAGGACTTCTACAACCCGCTGGTCTCTGACTCGCAGAAGCGGGACCTGGGCTCGTCCCTCTACGTGGGCTGGGCGGCCtcggcgctgctgctgctggggggggGGATCCTGTGCTGCACCTGCCCGCCCCGCGGAGAGAAGCCCTACTCCGCCAAGTTCACGGCTGCTCGCTCGCTGCCGCCCAGCAACTACGTGTAG
- the METTL27 gene encoding methyltransferase-like protein 27 isoform X1 yields the protein MERGGVAGGAGSPRNHAVGAWPGRAERPMRRCGRVASGRRGQWGLGACPGRSHRINGGGGGAGRFAPPVPSAAAMGLPAAVRDRVAAVHRGSALPERLRLYDGWAARYEQDVAALEYRAPHLAAASLAFAFPAPRAGARLLDVACGTGLVARELHRRGFRCLHGVDGSAGMLERARSTGLYQELRLCVLGTEPLPAPAEHYDAVTVVGALGEGQVPSSVLPELLRVTKPGGFLCLTTRSNPSNLRYKAELEAALGQLERSGAWQKLLAQEVEYWERATTEEESTQGTGYISGVVYIYQKCPVPHLEEG from the exons ATGGAGCGCGGGGGCGTGGCCGGGGGGGCGGGGTCACCGAGGAACCACGCGGTGGGGGCGTGGCCTGGCCGGGCCGAGAGGCCAATGAGGCGCTGCGGGCGCGTCGCGAGCGGGAGGCGGGGCcaatggggtttgggggcgtGTCCGGGGCGGAGCCACCGGATCAATGGCGGGGGGGGCGGTGCGGGTCGGTTCGCCCCGCCGGTACCGAGCGCGGCCGCGATGGGGCTGCCGGCCGCGGTCCGGGACCGCGTGGCCGCGGTGCACCGGGGCTCGGCGCTGCCTGAACGCCTGCGGCTCTACGACGGCTGGGCCGCCCGCTACGAGCAG GATGTGGCGGCTCTGGAGTACCGGGCACCGCATCTGGCCGCCGCCTCGCTCGCCTTCGCCTTCCCCGCGCCGCGTGCGGGGGCGCGGCTGCTGGACGTGGCGTGCGGCACCGGGCTCGTAGCGCGGGAG CTCCACCGGCGCGGGTTCCGCTGCCTGCACGGCGTGGACGGCAGCGCGGGGATGCTGGAGCGGGCACGGAGCACCGGGCTCTACCAGGAGCTGCGGCTCTGCGTGCTGGGCACGGAGCCGCTGCCCGCGCCCGCAG AGCACTACGACGCCGTGACGGTGGTGGGGGCGCTGGGCGAGGGGCAGGTGCCGAGCTCGGTGCTGCCGGAGCTGCTGCGCGTCACCAAGCCCG GCGGCTTCCTGTGCCTGACGACGAGGAGCAACCCCTCGAACCTGCGGTacaaggcagagctggaggcgGCGCTGGGGCAGCTGGAGCGGAGCGGAGCCTGGCAGAAGCTGCTGGCCCAGGAAGTGGAGTACTGGGAGAGGGCCACCACCGAGGAGGAGAGCACCCAGGGCACGGGCTACATCTCCGGGGTGGTCTACATCTACCAGAAGTGCCCTGTGCCCCATCTCGAGGAGGGCTGA
- the LOC140680296 gene encoding claudin-4-like: MPALFPPGERGRGGKCRLGCLYFRRGAAGSAPARAHRQPIVGARSARREQELSMAMMTMQMGGLIMATLGWLGSILACALPMWKVTAFIGSNIVVAQVFWEGLWMNCVYESTGQMQCKAYDSLLELTSDLQAARALVVTSIFVAFLAFFIALSGADCTRCVDDNDTKSRISAVAGVIFIMASIMLLIPVSWSANSIVSNFYNPMVPEALKRELGAALYIGWASSALQLFGGGVLCCSGSQSQQDPYPKKYRAVKSCGPMGYAMKDYV; this comes from the exons ATGCCGGCGCTTTTTCCCccgggggagcggggccggggcggtaAATGCCGCCTCGGCTGCTTATATTTCAGGCGCggggctgctggctctgccccGGCCAGGGCACACAGGCAGCCCATTGTTGGAGCCCGTTCGGCGCGGCGGGAGCAG GAGCTGTCCATGGCGATGATGACGATGCAGATGGGAGGACTGATAATGGCCACgctgggctggctgggctcCATCCTCGCCTGTGCCCTGCCCATGTGGAAGGTGACGGCCTTCATCGGCTCCAACATCGTGGTGGCCCAGGTGTtctgggaagggctgtggatGAACTGCGTCTACGAGAGCACGGGGCAGATGCAGTGCAAGGCCTACGActccctgctggagctcaccTCTGACCTGCAAGCTGCTCGTGCCCTGGTCGTCACCTCCATCTTCGTGGCCTTCCTGGCATTCTTCATCGCGCTCTCGGGAGCTGACTGTACCCGCTGCGTGGATGACAACGACACCAAGAGCAGGATCTCTGCGGTGGCAGGTGTCATCTTCATCATGGCCAGCATCATGCTGCTCATCCCCGTCTCCTGGTCTGCCAACAGCATCGTCAGCAACTTCTACAACCCCATGGTGCCCGAGGCCCTCAAgagagagctgggggctgcccTCTACATCGGCTGGGCCTCCAGTGCCCTGCAGCTCTTCGGTGGGGGtgtcctgtgctgctcaggATCCCAGTCCCAGCAGGACCCCTACCCCAAGAAGTACAGGGCAGTGAAATCCTGCGGCCCAATGGGCTATGCCATGAAGGACTATGTGTGa